TGCCTCATTCAAGTTAAAGCTCAATGTAAAGCTTCTAAATTTAGACATGTCCAAAGTAGATTAGGGTCCTATGAACTAGTGGTTTCACAAATACACAGAGCAGACATCATCTAACTGTAGATACGTAATcaagacaaagacaaaaaagggGTTGAATCTAAGAATGGCATTTCAACATCAGAAGTAGAAAATTAGGGGGTCACCTCATGGAAGCTGCAAACAGAGATTCTTTGTGTGCCACTGTTGCCGCGTGAACAGTCAATATCAGCAGGGACAttaggaagaagaaacccaTGAGACAACTCAAGATCTCTGTTTTGTCCTTCTTCTATACGAACAAGTCTTGACCCAGGAGCTCCTTTGCAATAAAGAAGCCGAACATCAGATGTAACATCGAAACCACGACCCAAAGCTTGGATCGCATTACGAAGCGTCGTGGTCAAAGCTTCGGAGCTAGGTACGCTAAAGTTTCCTCCTTTACGATTCTCCATTTAAGACGcaagcacaaaaaaaataaaacctttCGAGACTAAATCTTGAAATCGATGATTGATGATTAACAATTCATCTAGGGTTTGTGAGTTCCTGGGGGAAAGAAGATGGAGTTTTTGAGCTTTCGATCGATTTTTTTTAGACTCTCACCAACACCATTGCTGGTTTTGACTCTACAAAAATCGTAGAAACCGCGTTTgagattttattgtttttattgttttttttctttctgagtGATATCAAGAAGATTCTTAGGTTGACTggtctttattttcttttggttactAATTACATAGATCCTTTCTTCATTTCCAGACAGACAAATAGTTTGactttgtgtttttaatttccCTTTTTTCTAGGGTTGCCAATATCATCATGTCTTTGTTCTTGAATTTGAGCatatgctttctttttttaaggaATATACAACAGTTTCTATcatgatttcaaatatttcttataCAAACGTATGTGTATATTTTCGTATGTTGTAGACTTGTAGTCCTTTTTTCGACCATATTTTAGactactttttttctttagtgttTCCAAAACACTTTGTTActcattttttctataatctTACCACATTATACATGTTGTGTGTTATGCATCTTCTTTATTGAAAAAAGTTGTGTTGAAGTTTAGTTTGCTCTCTGCCATAGAACTAGAGTAAATAGTGTGTGTTTCTCTACCATAGAACTAGAGTAAATGGTTCCAATTGGTAACAGTGTAtaatactataaatatataatatttaaaagtaaaattaaatctcaaaataaagtataatcTTTATATTAAATAGATGTATagtaaatttatttatggGATTGGATAAATTTGAGTACAAAATTACTAATATCTACGTATActcaataaacaaataatactTTTATCTTAATGAATTTCagaatgttttatttgataaaaaaaaagtattagaaTATTAAAAGTATACTCCCACCATATTTTAATAGTTGATGTTTAGGAGAAACATATGCTTCAAATTAGAGGatgtttttcaacttttaatataaaactgatcagtttttgttggttttgacgatttatattttatagattattttaaatttattttaaacatgaCTATAACTTGacttaatttttcttgtttaatttcatacttttataaagttttatgtACAGTAACTTTTTTCAttctatagattttttttttttttttaaatataactagacttaacatgatttattttttcttgtttgatttctgctcatactttttaaaagtttcatgTATAATAACCtttttcatgaaataaatttaaacatgccgtaaaaaaagaattaaatttcttttttgaatgacttaaaaaaaagtttaccaTGACCAGACTTAACATGACatattgaatttgatttctgaaatttgtttcttagactttcttctttttttgaacaagaagatttttttttgacattattTGTTACTTATTCTCTACTTActtaaaatgaataaatagaCTCATCATCGTTTCGCCCAACATCCAAAACCCAGTATTGTATAGGCCACGAAAAACAGCGATCTCTGAATATAGAGTATTCTTCTTGTTTAAAAGATGCAAATGATTGTTGGTTCGACAAATCGGATTACATGAAAGCATTATAGATAACAgaacaaaattcaaactttgtcaaaactaataaaatgtTGGATGGTGCGTATTTGGAACAGGCTTGTCTATGACCAATGGCAGCATATGCATTTGCCTAAGGTCCAAATGctcaatttaaaaaattgtttatgatAAAAGGCACAAACtgattttaaaacaacatattttaCGTTATAAACTAGATAAGGCCGGCCCAATTCGGAGGGTGtgagaaataaatataattttgtatcgATAATCTTTATATTCTAAATAgtattctatatttttcttaatatttaatttagtaattttgtttcaaatattGCTATACactttaactatttatttgataatgaTAAACTGCATTTTAATTCTACATGCTCCATACATCGAGGCCTTAGAGgtgtttgaaaaaaaacagGGATTTCATCCAAAAGAATGATACCGTGGAGCTTGATTACATGGAAGGTTCGATCTTCAAGGCATTGGGGGAAGAAACCAAAGACATGAATCTCAAGTTCACATATTGGTTGGGTTCTATTGAATACTTTTCGAGAATTACTTTGGGATCAATATTTTCAGCAAATCTACTCTTCAATACGATAGAGCAAATTGAGTTAGACTTGTATCACAAGTTATCACTGCGCCAGGcaaaaaatggtttgtttCATCTTAGACAACCTGAATCTGACGGCTTTGCTTCTTCTGAATTCAACCCGAACCATCCCTGCTAGCATAAAAACAAGTTCGGGCAGTGAATCAGggaaattgaagaaatgaagCATATAATCGAAACTTCAGAGACAAGAATCCCTCTTtccaaaaactaattttagaaaaattaagaaaatacgATATCTAATCAGTTcaggttttaacttttaagttgCATGTTAGGCTGTATTTCTTTCATGATTAACGAATAATTAGTGACCTTTTCAGAATTGCAATGATAATATTCCCTTTGAAAAATTGCGGTTGATAtagtatcattttttttggttttatatattattgtttttaattatcgCTCTTCTATTTTTGAAAACGTTACTTTCAAGTGTGGATTTGGTTAGATTTGTAACTTATTTATGGTTTGGAATGTTTCCATTCTAGTTTCTTAATAACATTGTGAAAGCgtattcaccaaaaaaaaaaaaaaattgtgaaagcgtattcaccaaaaaaaaaacattgtgaAAGCGTCTTCTCCTTAAGCgattaatttaaagaaatgtAAATAAAGGCAATACTATAATGGACTTATAGTAAAATTTACTCTACAAACTGATcttttccttgtttctttGGTTAGTGCAACCCctttttaattagtaaaaccttcttttttttttgttgcttacCTACATGTAATCTACTATTCCAATCGTTTTCATTATCAATTCCATGGCTAGAGTATATATAACTACAATCTTCTGTATTCAACTTCACACGACAAACAAAACTGGTTTGCAACTGGAACATGTcactaatttattattatgatacaTTAATTATTCCAACCTTAAATGAAATAATCTTTAAATAGATcaacatatacaaaatatcCGTCCTTAGTCATACCTCCAATatctctcctcttctccaCTATTACATCTCCTCTAAAAAGTTTCATTTCACATGTGTATATTTACATATGTGTATACTCTCATGTACAGTTTACTTTCTAAATGTCTGAAGATGGAACCAAGATCTCTAGCGGTATACCTGCTATAGGCTCCAACACTTGAGCTTCTGGGAGCTCTTTTAACAATAATTCCTGCATTCACAATTCAAACATCCAAAACATTATATCACCATTGATTTGGAATTTGggatttattttctttttggttaagagAAAGCTGCACCTTAAATGATTCAATAGttccttctttctttactAGGCTTGCTAAAAGTCCCTTTGCTTCAAGCTCGCCATTTTGCATCGGCACAACAAACCTAAATGTCCAAGATAAACCTGATTGATAACTACAAAGTGCAAGAGTGTAGATACATTATCTTGAGACTAAAACGAAAAGACGATAGATGATTATTTACTTGGCTTTCAAGAGTTTGGCAAGCTGGACAGCGTCTTCTTGACCAGAAACAAGAGTAAATCGTGGGAGAAGTTGTTTGATGACCGGTGTGATTACAATGTCGGCTCTTTCATTCTTCAGAAGTTCCATGTTGCATACACAATGCGGTTCATAGTAGAGAGATATCTGATCTTCAGGGGATACAAGGAGATACCTGAGAACACAAAAGAAGCAGAACTGAAATAACCATGACCAGGTTATTAATTATGTGTTGCAGAACAAATCTACAGAGCAACTGGAAGCTTgataagagtttttttcttttacccgTTTTCAGGGCGTTGCCACGGTGGACCAAGGACAGGTCCAGCTGTGGCTTTAACTCGAACCTTAGAACCGTTTCTTGCATTTAGCTCAAAGCTATCTCCAGGTTCCAGATAAGTGACCTATAGTAATATTTCAGAAACTCTTATATATAACTCTTTctcattttacatttttttgaagATAGTCTGCAATTCTGATTTAGATTAGGAAGTTTGAAACAAGTCACTTACGTTACTAAAAAGAGGATCTAGCAAAGGCTTAGCATTTGGGGTTGCTATAACCTTTATGCCTGGAGATTTCTCGGAAAGTGGCCTAAGGGTATTCAAATGACAATGATCATCAAGGCTTTGAGTTATGAGAAGGCAATCAACTTCAGGGAGATCATCAAGCTGCACAGAATATAGAATCAAAGAAACTTATAATGAAACTGCACTGCAAACTAGATTCCTGAATATACTCGTAACCTGATGATGATTCATGCTTCTTTACAAATACGAACCCCACAAATGATGATtagaatgaaagaaaaaaataaacaagtgTTACCTTGAAGGCCTTCAAATATCTCTTGGCAGCATCATAAAGCCATGGGATTCCAAAGTCCAAATTACCCACAAGAATCGGATCAACTAGGATTTTCAGTCCAGCTGTTTCCCATAGCCAGCTATTGCCCTAACTCCCACAAAAATGGAAGACATAGTAATAGTCAAATAAGATGCAACATTTGGAAATACAAATGCTCAAGTAGTAAAGATTCACCTCCAAGTAAGTCAGCTTGAATGCATCTGTCCCAGAGCCACTAACGTTAGTAGCTCTGTCCTCTGACAAAACAGAAGATACCACAGTGAGAGACCGGGAAACATTCGGCGAGAGGCGGATGGAGAGGGATCTGGAAGGGAGGTGAGGAGTGGACGAGAATAGTGGAAATGCTGATGCACTTAGTACTCTTGATTTGGTGTTGATACTTAGAGGAAGAGAATTGGCATGAAGCGGCATCATGGCTGCTTTGCCACCTGACACCACTAGAgccattgattttgttttgccaCCTAAAGAAATGTTCTCaacaaaatgagatttttCAGCCTTATTAATATGCTATGATCAGCCTTAGGTTAGTTATGTGTCTTGGCTTGTAAATGAGCTTGCATTTTCTCTAAATCTGAAACCTAAGCATCTATCTATGAATCAAAATTAGTCCTAGCCTTGGGATTATATACAACAAGATTCTGAAATTCTTTTCTAATTAGCTTACGAATATACAATTAGCTTTGAAGAAGACGGTAATAGCCTAAATTCTCCACCTAAGCTAATTTGCACTAATCAACATCGAACCCAGAAATTCATACAACATCATATGGGATGAGCAAATTAacagaaaaatccaaaattaaaactttcaaaCATTGATTCAGTAACAGTAAAAACCCAGAAAAGTATTAAATCAGTAGCTCAACTAATcaaaaacacacaacacaagaagaagaagaaagaacctGATTTTAGAGTTGAAGAGAGACTGTTTGGTGAGGGTGGTGAGTGTTTTGTCTGTCCCCAACACACAAATAAtcaggaaaaacaaaattggtgGTTAAGAGTGAATTTCACGACTTCAGCTACAAAACGCTGCGTCTAGGAAGATTACTGGTCTCTCTCCCCTTGCCCGGACCCGGTTTACCAAaccaataaatcaaaatcacgGATATgctttttagggtttcgacTCGATTCTGAGATTTTTTGCTTGCAAGATTCGTTGCTTTTGTGTTCTCCGTCACCGGAGTTTTACCATCGTGAAATGGTGCGATTGTGGTGTGGGAAGCTCAGACTTTGGAAACCCTATTTAGCGTTAGCTACACAGAGTAGAAACAGCTGGTTCTGTTCGGGTGGTGGAGCTCcctctcatcatcttcacatCCTCAAAAAGTATGGCAGCTCAGAGATCACAGAGATGATCAATCGGTATAAGCGAAACGTAGCCGGACACACATTGACGCAGAATTCAATGGTAGGTCAGTACAAAACAACAGTTTCTCCAAGTGTTGCTCAAAATGTTACTATTGAGACATTTGATTCGTTATGTATTCAAGGGAATTGGAGAGAAGCTGTAGAGGTTTTAGATTACTTGGAGAATAAGGGTTATGCTatggatttgattagactttTAGGGTTAGCTAAACTATGTGGTAAACCAGAAGCTTTGGAAGCAGCTAGAGTTGTTCATGAGTGTATCATTGCTCTGGTTTCTCCTTGTGATGTTGGCGCTCGAAACGCGATTATCGAGATGTATTCTGGTTGTTGTTCTGTTGATGATGCGCTCAAGGTGTTCGAAGAAATGCCTGAGTGGAATTCGGGGACTTTGTGTGTTATGATGAGGTGTTTTGTTAACAACGGATATGGTGAAGAAGCAATTGATTTGTTTACTCgttttaaagaagaagggaaCAAACCAAACGGAGAGATATTCAACCAAGTGTTTTCTACATGTACTTTGACAGGAGATGTTAAGGAAGGGTCTCTGCAATTTCAAGCTATGTACAGAGAATATGGAATCGTACCTTCAATGGAACACTATCATAGTGTTACCAAAATGTTGGCAACATCTGGTCACTTGGATGAGGCACTGAACTTTGTTGAGAGAATGCCGATGGAACCGAGTGTTGACGTGTGGGAAACACTAATGAATCTTTCTCGGGTTCATGGAGATGTAGAGCTTGGAGATAGATGTGCTGAGTTGGTTGAGAAGTTAGATGCCACAAGATTAGACAAAGTGTCAAGTGCAGGTCTTGTAGCAACCAAAGCATCAGACTTTGTGAAGAAGGAACCAAGCACTCGGTCTGAACCATATTTTTATTCTACTTTTAGACCGGTAGATTCTTCACATCCACAAATGAATATCATTTACGAGACACTAATGAGTTTGAGGTCACAACTGAAAGAAATGGGTTATGTTCCTGACACTAGGTATTATCGTAGTTTAATCATGGCGATGGAGAATAAAGAACAGATTTTTGGTTACAGAGAGGAAATTGCAGTTGTTGAAAGTCTTCTTAAGTCAAAGCCTCGATCTGCAATCACTCTGTTAACTAATATACGCATTGTTGGCGATTGCCATGATATGATGAAGTTGATGTCAGTCATAACTGGCAGAGATATGATTAAGCGAGATGCAAAGATATACCACTTGTTCAAAAATGGCGTCTGCCGGTGCAACAATCTTTGGTGAGCTAACTGATTGTTTTCCTCTACTCCAATCCTTTGTATATGCAataaatttttagattttggtaaATGATCATCGAGTTACTATTTCGTGTTACTTGAGAGAAATGAGTTTGGAAAAGTGTTCAACCAACACTtaacaaagagagaaggaagataGTTTGATCAAGTGAGAGCTAGAGACTTCcataaaatgatataattcaattttaacaaaatttcatattgATGTGTGTGTTTTAGATAACTATTCGATAACTTCACATACATTTATTCTCTCATAAGAGAGACAAGGCATTGTCTAccgattttaattttacagtGACGAGGAAGAAAACTCTACTGTGGAGTTTAGGATCATGGATTCAGGGTATAACGGGTAGAGATCATAACCCGAGAAGGAGGATCGCATTGTCGTTGTTGTTTGATCGGTCACATCAGACGTGCTTGAGATTCCATGTGTTTCAATGTCCCTCCGCTTTAAGATGCTCCAGTTGTGTCCATATATAGCAGGATCAGAAAAATCCTGTGTTACTTCGATCTCTCCCTCAAGCATTTGCACGGCCTCTGACATTATTGGTCTTAAAGAAGGAGATGAGTTTGTGCAAAGGAGAGCAACTTTGATCATCCTCACTACTTCTTTGCTATTGAAAGCCCCTTTCTGTTGCAGTGTCAGCGCCTGAGGTATAATGTAAAGAAGGGTTCAAGGAAACTTATAGAAACTACAATAGTGAATCGAATGggttaaagaaataaaagctCCACGGTTACTCAATTGATAAGCGAGACGTTTTCAGCACTTCCCTGCTGTTTCGTATTACTCTTTCCACTAACAATTTCCATTGCCACAACTCTGAAGCTGTACACGTCTGCTTTCTCTGTTAGTTGACCCCATAATGCATATTCGGGAGCCATATATCCGCTGCAGCATAAGATAAACAAACACTGAGCTATATATATTCATCGGCCATGGTgcagttttcattttatacTCAACACTTACTGGTTCCTGCCACTTTAGTGCTAATGTGAGTGTGTTCTGCTTCATGGAGCCTAGCCAATCCAAAGTCAGATATCTTTGCATTAAGGTCAGTGTCTAGAAGCACATTAGTGGTTTTTATGTCACGATGAACCATCCTGATCATTGATCATTCGTGGAGGAATTCAAGTCCTCTTGAGATTCCCACACAGATTTTTTGTCTTGCTGCCCAGTCCAGTTTCAGGGGGATTTTTCCTGGTGATGGATGTAAAACCAACGACAAATGATATCAGTTTCATGTACCACATTTGAATTTAGACTCGCAACGTAAAGAAAATCtgaatgattttaaattacCAGATAGCACAAGAGCAAGGGAGTTATTTTCCATGTACTCATACACGAGCAGCAATTGATTCTTCTCGACACAGCATCCATAAAGCTTGACAAGGTTAGGATGATTCAGACCTGATATCATGCCTATCTCATTCACAAACTCGCGGTTTCCTTGACTTGACTTGACTTGGAAGAAAGCTGCTTGACTGCTATGATAGTTCCTTCTAATAGCTCTCCCTGCATTAAGTTTCTCATATCAGAAACAACCTTATTTTCTACGTTTGAGAAGAACTTGGCATCTTTCAGCATTACTTTGAATACGGATCCAAAACCTCCTTCTCCAAGTTTGTTGGTTTGAGCaaaattgtttgttgcagCTTGGAGTCGCTTCCAAGTAAACCAAACCGTTTGCAGACCCTGGGCTCTCAAATCTATGTTCTCAAGGGAAAATCATTAATAATGCTATGAGATATATGAGGAATGGATTCATATATAGTCTCTGAACTCTGATACCTCTTTCTCTCATGTTCCTGTCTCCTCTGCATCTTTTCTGAGCATAAAATCCCAACGCCAAGAGAATAATTGTTACCAAGGCACCCGTTAACCCGAAAATGAGTGAATAATTAGTGTGACGTTTCGTTTTCTCCGCTGAAAATGAGACACTAAAAGtgtaagtatatataaacaccAAGCTTCAGAAAAACATCTTTAACAAACTAGTTCAAAACGACCTCCACATCGTGGCTCCAAACCTGACAttatgaaaaagatgaatattAGCGTTCAGTGATAATTTGAAGTTATGATTAACTCAAATGTGAAGAGAGAAATACGATAAAGAGTGAGGGTTACAAATGCAGAGACCTGAGATAGTCATAAGTACTTACTGTGACACAAAGAGATTGCAGAGATAAGAGGACCATAATTTCCTCTTTTGGGAATGAGAGTTGTCCCTTTCCCCGCCCAATAAAAACGAATCTCTAACGTATGATCACTCACATTAACAGCTTTTATTTCTCTCACAAGAGGCTTTAGTGTCCCATTAGCCTCTTCTTTGATGTTAAAATCTCTCAAGAACAATTCTCCctaacagagaagaaaaatttacAAAGCAAATGAACAAATCTATTATGCTTgttaaaaaacatttagt
This sequence is a window from Arabidopsis thaliana chromosome 1 sequence. Protein-coding genes within it:
- a CDS encoding Metallo-hydrolase/oxidoreductase superfamily protein — its product is MALVVSGGKAAMMPLHANSLPLSINTKSRVLSASAFPLFSSTPHLPSRSLSIRLSPNVSRSLTVVSSVLSEDRATNVSGSGTDAFKLTYLEGNSWLWETAGLKILVDPILVGNLDFGIPWLYDAAKRYLKAFKLDDLPEVDCLLITQSLDDHCHLNTLRPLSEKSPGIKVIATPNAKPLLDPLFSNVTYLEPGDSFELNARNGSKVRVKATAGPVLGPPWQRPENGYLLVSPEDQISLYYEPHCVCNMELLKNERADIVITPVIKQLLPRFTLVSGQEDAVQLAKLLKAKFVVPMQNGELEAKGLLASLVKKEGTIESFKELLLKELPEAQVLEPIAGIPLEILVPSSDI
- a CDS encoding Tetratricopeptide repeat (TPR)-like superfamily protein (Tetratricopeptide repeat (TPR)-like superfamily protein; FUNCTIONS IN: molecular_function unknown; INVOLVED IN: biological_process unknown; LOCATED IN: mitochondrion; EXPRESSED IN: 21 plant structures; EXPRESSED DURING: 13 growth stages; CONTAINS InterPro DOMAIN/s: Pentatricopeptide repeat (InterPro:IPR002885); BEST Arabidopsis thaliana protein match is: Pentatricopeptide repeat (PPR) superfamily protein (TAIR:AT2G34370.1); Has 17079 Blast hits to 9820 proteins in 144 species: Archae - 0; Bacteria - 0; Metazoa - 7; Fungi - 4; Plants - 16965; Viruses - 0; Other Eukaryotes - 103 (source: NCBI BLink).), which translates into the protein MVRLWCGKLRLWKPYLALATQSRNSWFCSGGGAPSHHLHILKKYGSSEITEMINRYKRNVAGHTLTQNSMVGQYKTTVSPSVAQNVTIETFDSLCIQGNWREAVEVLDYLENKGYAMDLIRLLGLAKLCGKPEALEAARVVHECIIALVSPCDVGARNAIIEMYSGCCSVDDALKVFEEMPEWNSGTLCVMMRCFVNNGYGEEAIDLFTRFKEEGNKPNGEIFNQVFSTCTLTGDVKEGSLQFQAMYREYGIVPSMEHYHSVTKMLATSGHLDEALNFVERMPMEPSVDVWETLMNLSRVHGDVELGDRCAELVEKLDATRLDKVSSAGLVATKASDFVKKEPSTRSEPYFYSTFRPVDSSHPQMNIIYETLMSLRSQLKEMGYVPDTRYYRSLIMAMENKEQIFGYREEIAVVESLLKSKPRSAITLLTNIRIVGDCHDMMKLMSVITGRDMIKRDAKIYHLFKNGVCRCNNLW